Within the Desulfatibacillum aliphaticivorans DSM 15576 genome, the region AGCGGTCCCGGGGGCAATAAAGCTCCGCGCTTTTGTAATCGCACAGGGACCGGATTTCCGCAGCCTCTCCGATCAGCACCACCCGGGCCTGGTTAATCAGGCCGGAAGCCGCCGAGATGATTCTCGGATCGTTGGCTTCGGGAAACACGATGACGGGTTTGACTGCGTCGGGCGCGGAAAGCATCCCGTTAAGCTGTTCGTCCACTAATTTGTCAAGATCAATCATGACTGCCGCCTGCTACATTAAAATCTGTTTTTTGATTTCCTCGCCGGGAGAGGAAAGAATCGCATTGCCCAGCAAAAGCCCGGATTCCGCAAGACACTGGCTTCCGGCTTCCACGGCGGCCTGCACCGATCCGATGCGGCCGGTGAGCGTCACCACGGCCTTGCCTGCCAGGCCGGTGGCCAGGCGGATGTCAATCAGGTCCACGTTGGCGGCCTTGACCGCCTTGTCCGCCGCCATGACCGCGGATGCTGAGGAGTAAGTTTCGATCACGCCGATGGCGCGGATTTCCGGCACGATGACGGATGAACTGATTGCCGGAAATACGTCCGGGTGGATGTGAGTGAGCACGAAATGATCGGCGATGAACTCGTCGGCGATGCGCAGGCCTTTTTCCACGGATCGCTTGACCGCCGCCGTGTCTCCGGCCACCATAATGAGGTAGCGCCCCGGGCAAACGGGACGGGCCAGGACCAGCTCCACGTTGGCCTCTTTGACCATATCGTCGGCGGTCATTATCCCGCGGGCCACGCTGTTCAGCTCCACGATTCCCATTGATTTAAACATTGCCATTCTCCTTTTTCACAAGAATCTTTTCGGAATCCACGGCTATGACTTTGCCGGAGATCGAAGCATGAACGCGGGCGCCCAGCGCTTTTTCAGGAATTTCCGCAACCACCTGGCCGCAGGCCACTGCGTCGCCCACCGAAACCACGGGCGTGGAAGGCGCTCCGATGTGCTGGCGCAGGTACAGGCCGACCACGTCGGGCTGGGCCGGATCGATCACGGGCTCCGGGTGAACGTCGTAAGCCAGCAGATCCAGCTTGCCCAACAGGCGCTTGACCGGCACGCGGCGGTAATCCGTATAAGGATGGCGGCCCAGATCTTCGCCGCCCACGTCCTTGGGCCGGATTTTCAACTGCTGCTTGATGGCCCGGTTAACCTCCCGGGGGGAAATCTGCATGGGGCAGGCCCATTTTTCGCAAATGCCGCATTCGGAGCAAAGAAGCGCCTGCTGCTTGATCGGATGATCCACGGGCAAAGCCAGGGAGCGCATGATCAAATGCGGGTGCAGGTTGTGGCCCAATTGAAACCGGGGGCAAAGATCCGTGCACAGGGAGCACTGGCAGCAGGCCAGGCGGGTCACGCGCATAAGCTGGTTGATGTCCGTTGTCTTGCCTTTAATCACATTGTGTTCCGCAGGCAGGACAATGAGGCCCGAGGTAGTCTTGGTTACAAAGGCTTTTTCCGGATCGTCCAGAACCCGGCCCATCATGGGGCCGCCGTCGATCACCTTGCAGTCCGGCCTGCGCGCGCCCCCGGCCAACTTCAGCACGTGAGAGACGGGAGTTCCCACGGGAACCCGCACAACAATGGGCTTCATGACCTCGCCGGCCACGTTCAGGGTCCGGTGGGTTACGGGCTTGTCTTCCATAGCCTGGGACATATTGAACACGGACTCGGAGTTGGAAACCACCACCCCGACCTCCAGGGGAATTCCCCCCTGGGGCACAATGCGGCCGGTGGCTTCGTTCACAAGCACGTGCTCGTCTCCGCCGGGGTAGAAGTCCTGCATCTTAAAGACGGACATGTTGCGGCCGCCGGTGAGGCCTGCGTCGGCGACCTTCTGCTCCAAAATCGCAACCGCGTTCCGGTGCTTGGCCTTGACGCCGATCATGGCCTTTTCGGCGCTCACGGCATCCATGACCAGCCCCAGGCCTTTGATGATGTCGTCCGAACGGGTTTCCATCAAGTGGATGTCCGAACAGAGCAGGGGCTCGCAGGATGCGCCGTTGATCAGCACGGTGTCGGCCTTGGCGTCTATCTTGACGTGGGTTGGAAACCCGGCCCCGCCGGCGCCGACTACGCCTGCGGCCCTGGTTTTTTCTACAAGCGGATGCGTCATGGTTCTATCCTTTCAAGTCCGGCTTAAACGATTCTAAAGGAGTCGATGAGCACGCACCGCCGTTGACGGCAGAAAGACTTGGCCGAGGTAATGCCTTCCCCTGTGGGGCCGGCGATGGTGAAGGTCGCGTGCCCTTCGCCGTTCAGGCCGATGCCGCTGTACGAGGGGCCGTTCTTCACGAAAATGGTGGTCTGGATGGCCCGGGCCAAAGCGGTCAGGTGCTCCACGTTGGTGGAGTGCATCATGGCGGTGTGCCGGTTGCCCTGCTCCACTTTCACGGCCAGGTCAATGCCTTCCCACACGTCCTTGACGCGAACCAGGGGCAGCACGGGCATCATCTGCTCGATCCAGACCATGGGATGCTTTTTGTCAGCCTCGAACACCAGGCAGCGCAGTCCCTTTTTTCCGGCCAGGCGGGTGATGCCTGCGCCTTCGATAATCACGGACGCGTCCTTGCCCACGTAGTCTTTGACCACGTGATTGTCGTGGATCACGGTTTCGGTGACCTTTTGCGCTTCCTCGGGAGTCAGGATTGCGGCCTTGCCCGTCTCTTCCATGAACTTCAAAAGGTTGTCGGCCACCTCATCCACGGCGATGACTTCCTTTTCGGAAATGCAGAAGATGTTGTTGTTGATGGAATGACCGGCTATGATTTCTTCCGCAGCCTTGCGGATGCACGCGGTTTCGTCCACCAGAACCGGAGGGTTGCCTGCGCCGGCGCCAATGGCTTTTTTGCCGGACGAAAGGACAGCCGTAACCACTCCGGGTCCGCCCGTGGCCACCAGCACGTTGATGCCGGGATGCGCCATGATTTCGCCCGCGGTTTCCATGGTCGGCTTGGCGACCATGCCCACGCAGCCCTCGGGGCCGCCGTTTTCCACGATCACCTTATGAAAGGTGCGGATGACCTCGGTGCTGATTTTGAGCGCGGAGGGATGCACGTTGTAAACCACCGTGTTGCCGCCTGCCAGCATGGAAATGGTATTGTTGATCAGGGTGCCGGTGGCGTTGGTGACGGGAGTCAAGGAGCCGATCACGCCGAAAGGAGCGTACTCGATGAGGGTCAGGCCTGCGTCGCCGGAGAGCGCCTTGGCGTCCAGGTCTTCGGTTCCGGGCGTCTTGGTTGCCGCCAGGATGTTTTCCGCGATTTTGTCTTCCACGCGGCCCAGGC harbors:
- a CDS encoding aldehyde dehydrogenase family protein, with translation MSVKEFALEDMVASVIMEMMNKDDDSCQPTGDGIYETIDDAVAKAKAAQPRLVSLSLEKREAILTAIRKISLEKNEEWAKATVAETGLGRVEDKIAENILAATKTPGTEDLDAKALSGDAGLTLIEYAPFGVIGSLTPVTNATGTLINNTISMLAGGNTVVYNVHPSALKISTEVIRTFHKVIVENGGPEGCVGMVAKPTMETAGEIMAHPGINVLVATGGPGVVTAVLSSGKKAIGAGAGNPPVLVDETACIRKAAEEIIAGHSINNNIFCISEKEVIAVDEVADNLLKFMEETGKAAILTPEEAQKVTETVIHDNHVVKDYVGKDASVIIEGAGITRLAGKKGLRCLVFEADKKHPMVWIEQMMPVLPLVRVKDVWEGIDLAVKVEQGNRHTAMMHSTNVEHLTALARAIQTTIFVKNGPSYSGIGLNGEGHATFTIAGPTGEGITSAKSFCRQRRCVLIDSFRIV
- a CDS encoding BMC domain-containing protein; the encoded protein is MFKSMGIVELNSVARGIMTADDMVKEANVELVLARPVCPGRYLIMVAGDTAAVKRSVEKGLRIADEFIADHFVLTHIHPDVFPAISSSVIVPEIRAIGVIETYSSASAVMAADKAVKAANVDLIDIRLATGLAGKAVVTLTGRIGSVQAAVEAGSQCLAESGLLLGNAILSSPGEEIKKQILM
- a CDS encoding 4Fe-4S dicluster domain-containing protein, with protein sequence MTHPLVEKTRAAGVVGAGGAGFPTHVKIDAKADTVLINGASCEPLLCSDIHLMETRSDDIIKGLGLVMDAVSAEKAMIGVKAKHRNAVAILEQKVADAGLTGGRNMSVFKMQDFYPGGDEHVLVNEATGRIVPQGGIPLEVGVVVSNSESVFNMSQAMEDKPVTHRTLNVAGEVMKPIVVRVPVGTPVSHVLKLAGGARRPDCKVIDGGPMMGRVLDDPEKAFVTKTTSGLIVLPAEHNVIKGKTTDINQLMRVTRLACCQCSLCTDLCPRFQLGHNLHPHLIMRSLALPVDHPIKQQALLCSECGICEKWACPMQISPREVNRAIKQQLKIRPKDVGGEDLGRHPYTDYRRVPVKRLLGKLDLLAYDVHPEPVIDPAQPDVVGLYLRQHIGAPSTPVVSVGDAVACGQVVAEIPEKALGARVHASISGKVIAVDSEKILVKKENGNV